From Paenibacillus sp. PK3_47, the proteins below share one genomic window:
- a CDS encoding ABC-2 family transporter protein yields the protein MSLSKMFYLYRRMYVQQLKAILEYNKDFYILMCSAALTQVLGFVFLWVIYDRIPDINGWQFWEVTFMYAMIFLTEGIASLFFEGTWRMSRLVNMGELDRYLLRPVPVVLQVFCTGIGINGMGNLLIGGVIVWQSLVRGDVQWTAAKVLIILLLLVTAVIIRVSINLAGNSAAFWIRNAGNAFPLMVHNLADLAKYPISLFPQAVRIFISTVLPYAFISFFPATYIFGKSEWSGWWMLAPVAAIASAACAYGIFRFGLSRYESTGN from the coding sequence GTGTCTTTATCAAAAATGTTCTATTTATATAGAAGAATGTACGTGCAGCAGCTAAAAGCCATTCTGGAATATAACAAGGATTTCTATATCCTGATGTGTTCGGCTGCGCTGACCCAGGTGCTGGGCTTTGTGTTCCTGTGGGTGATTTATGACCGGATTCCGGACATTAACGGATGGCAATTCTGGGAAGTAACCTTTATGTATGCGATGATTTTTCTGACGGAAGGAATCGCTTCCCTGTTCTTCGAAGGAACGTGGCGTATGAGCAGACTGGTGAATATGGGCGAGCTTGACCGCTATCTGCTGCGGCCGGTTCCCGTGGTGCTTCAGGTATTCTGTACGGGAATCGGCATCAACGGCATGGGCAATCTGCTGATCGGCGGGGTGATTGTCTGGCAGTCGCTGGTCCGCGGGGATGTTCAGTGGACCGCTGCCAAGGTGCTCATTATCCTGCTGCTGCTGGTTACCGCAGTCATTATCCGGGTGTCGATCAATCTGGCCGGCAACTCGGCAGCCTTCTGGATCCGTAACGCCGGGAATGCTTTTCCGCTTATGGTCCACAACCTGGCCGATCTTGCCAAATACCCGATCTCTCTGTTCCCGCAGGCGGTTCGCATCTTTATTTCGACGGTGCTTCCGTATGCTTTTATCAGCTTCTTCCCGGCCACCTATATCTTCGGCAAAAGCGAATGGTCAGGCTGGTGGATGCTCGCCCCCGTTGCGGCCATAGCAAGCGCCGCCTGCGCCTACGGCATCTTCCGCTTCGGGCTGTCGCGTTATGAGAGCACCGGGAACTGA
- a CDS encoding response regulator transcription factor codes for MIKVVIVDDDPFIRESLKVLVALDPDIEVTGTAGDGHEAVSLLRELPAADVVLMDIRMPNCGGVEGTRLIKEACPQVSVLMLTTFDDDEYIIEALRNGASGYLLKNIPPDRIIQGIKTVHEGNMLIHPDIARKLAGFLQPAARAEAAPGAALASYGLTKAEQSVVAAIAKGYTNKEIAAELFLSEGTVKNYITDILGKLGLRDRTQIAIFYLTNQREG; via the coding sequence ATGATTAAAGTAGTAATTGTTGACGACGATCCGTTTATCCGTGAGAGCCTGAAGGTGCTGGTAGCATTGGACCCGGACATCGAGGTCACCGGCACTGCGGGGGACGGCCACGAAGCCGTGTCCCTGCTCCGGGAGCTGCCGGCTGCTGATGTTGTGCTGATGGATATAAGAATGCCGAACTGCGGCGGTGTTGAAGGCACCAGGCTGATTAAGGAAGCCTGCCCTCAGGTATCTGTGCTCATGCTGACCACCTTTGACGATGATGAATATATCATCGAGGCGCTGCGTAACGGGGCCAGCGGTTATCTGCTGAAGAATATCCCGCCGGACCGGATTATCCAGGGGATCAAAACGGTACACGAAGGCAACATGCTGATCCATCCCGACATTGCCCGCAAGCTGGCCGGCTTTCTGCAGCCTGCCGCCCGCGCTGAAGCCGCACCGGGCGCGGCGCTGGCTTCCTACGGGCTCACCAAAGCCGAGCAGTCCGTAGTCGCCGCCATCGCCAAAGGGTACACCAACAAGGAAATTGCCGCAGAGCTGTTCCTGAGTGAAGGAACCGTCAAAAACTACATCACTGACATCCTCGGCAAGCTCGGCCTCCGCGACCGGACCCAGATCGCGATCTTTTATTTGACGAATCAGCGGGAGGGATGA
- a CDS encoding LuxR C-terminal-related transcriptional regulator, translating into MTATYDQPKVWYSPEDLEKEQLDSFFSPGKAKPSADCEETKTPSFSNAGQKSVYHKAMITSLHKELLKIRKYISIDFAFFLTDEAARIIDLQLSSPAIQEEFDRAGLRVGMSLAKQNLGMNAVSLAAELNSIAVVKGKEHSSPLFFDWNCVCSPLYSDGVIQGYVDISFYNGQQIELAIPLMRQIAENVGGKWMRSHPELQLLQLENHFEKYSLTGRERDVAQMWLAEKSALYISNELGISEGTVRNVVKSMYNKMKVTDRWQFIKKLTPDPANK; encoded by the coding sequence TTGACCGCAACTTATGATCAGCCGAAAGTATGGTATTCGCCTGAAGATCTGGAAAAGGAACAGCTGGATTCTTTCTTTTCACCGGGTAAAGCCAAACCTTCAGCAGACTGCGAGGAAACGAAAACGCCCTCATTTTCGAACGCGGGGCAGAAATCTGTATATCATAAGGCAATGATAACTTCTTTACATAAAGAGCTGCTTAAGATCAGAAAATACATATCGATAGACTTTGCGTTTTTTTTGACAGATGAGGCGGCGAGGATTATTGATTTACAGCTTTCCTCCCCGGCTATTCAAGAAGAATTCGACCGGGCAGGGTTAAGAGTCGGCATGAGTCTGGCCAAACAAAACCTGGGAATGAACGCTGTCTCGCTGGCGGCCGAGCTTAATTCCATAGCTGTAGTTAAAGGGAAGGAGCATAGCAGTCCTTTATTTTTTGACTGGAACTGCGTATGTTCACCGCTCTATTCAGATGGTGTTATCCAAGGGTATGTGGATATTTCCTTTTATAATGGGCAGCAGATCGAATTAGCCATCCCGCTGATGCGGCAGATCGCAGAGAATGTAGGCGGCAAGTGGATGCGTAGCCATCCGGAATTACAGCTGCTTCAGCTGGAAAACCATTTTGAAAAGTACAGTCTGACCGGGAGAGAGAGGGATGTAGCGCAAATGTGGCTGGCAGAAAAAAGCGCGCTGTACATTTCCAACGAGTTAGGCATTAGCGAAGGTACGGTAAGGAATGTGGTGAAGAGCATGTATAACAAAATGAAGGTGACGGACCGCTGGCAGTTCATCAAGAAGCTCACGCCGGATCCCGCCAATAAATAG
- a CDS encoding ABC-2 family transporter protein encodes MPVANLKKYRSIMNRSLQNVLAYRTSYIITFLANTINLLAIYFLWQGIFSGREVVGGYTWDQMKTYLLVTFLANSVLSWYSETAISGKILDGSVAVDLLKPIDFQSARFSETLGSSLLEGGMSIILLSLFSLFLSGITLPASPLVYLLFVFSLLGAILVKFGVVYLAALLCFWSTGSMGIVWTRIALTNLLSGALVPLAFFPEWLEKLALLLPFQSIIHTPTMIFLEQADTLESLKLIGLQWFWGIALWLAGKAMWNWAVRQVTIHGG; translated from the coding sequence ATGCCTGTTGCCAATCTGAAGAAATACAGAAGCATTATGAACCGTTCGTTGCAAAATGTGCTCGCCTACCGTACCTCTTACATCATTACTTTTTTGGCGAATACGATCAATCTGCTGGCCATCTACTTTTTATGGCAGGGGATTTTCAGCGGCCGGGAGGTTGTGGGCGGTTATACCTGGGACCAGATGAAAACCTACCTGCTCGTTACCTTTCTGGCGAACTCCGTCCTCTCCTGGTATTCAGAGACGGCGATTTCCGGCAAAATACTGGATGGCAGCGTAGCGGTTGACCTGCTCAAGCCGATTGATTTTCAGAGTGCCAGATTCTCGGAAACCCTGGGCTCCAGCCTGCTTGAAGGGGGAATGAGCATCATTCTGCTGTCCCTGTTCTCGCTGTTCCTTTCCGGAATCACGCTTCCCGCTTCGCCGCTGGTCTATCTGCTGTTCGTCTTCAGCCTGCTGGGTGCGATTCTGGTCAAATTCGGTGTCGTTTATCTGGCGGCCCTATTATGCTTCTGGTCTACCGGCTCCATGGGCATTGTCTGGACCCGGATTGCCCTGACTAATCTGTTGTCGGGTGCGCTTGTGCCGCTGGCCTTTTTTCCGGAGTGGCTGGAGAAGCTGGCCCTGCTGCTGCCTTTTCAGAGTATCATTCACACCCCGACAATGATCTTTCTGGAGCAGGCGGATACGCTTGAGAGTCTGAAGCTGATCGGCCTGCAGTGGTTCTGGGGCATAGCGCTTTGGCTTGCCGGAAAAGCCATGTGGAACTGGGCGGTCCGCCAGGTCACCATTCACGGGGGTTAG
- a CDS encoding ABC transporter permease has translation MNIWTIMTFELRRLLRSRSWLLNMILLPVVLIFLLGASLSGVVGVQGDESVDPVKVAVVNSDGTDTGGSAMIAAFVKSEEVKKYINPQDTATREEAESGLRTGKYGYAVIVPAGFDHKVQSGGEAKLEFILGKKHNENTVAGSVFDNFLSAINYRQAAALTLGPEALAVSLAVPGEQPAVQTGELNNGGRTYTASQYYAAAMLLMFLLYSGLTVVQSLFSEKDNHTLFRLNSMPVKGSQLFVGKMLGVGIITVLQCAVIIICTDVLFGVYWGNRPGLLILFCLLMIIASMTLSILVCIFSKTKAGANNVINVVTVVMTFLSGGMAPLPEEWVDSVGAYTLNHWVMQAIIRMMLHAPLDQIVPNLLVILLIGLVLFSGVIFSYRKVGYHE, from the coding sequence ATGAATATTTGGACCATTATGACCTTTGAGCTGCGCAGGCTGCTGCGTTCCCGCTCCTGGCTGCTGAATATGATCCTGCTGCCGGTGGTGCTGATTTTCCTGCTGGGAGCTTCGCTGTCCGGAGTGGTTGGCGTACAAGGCGATGAATCGGTAGATCCGGTCAAGGTGGCGGTCGTTAATTCGGACGGCACAGATACCGGAGGTTCTGCAATGATAGCGGCTTTTGTGAAGTCTGAGGAAGTTAAGAAATACATCAATCCCCAGGACACGGCGACACGGGAGGAAGCGGAAAGCGGGCTGCGTACAGGAAAATACGGTTATGCGGTAATTGTACCGGCGGGCTTTGACCATAAAGTACAGAGCGGCGGGGAAGCAAAGCTTGAATTTATCCTCGGCAAAAAACATAACGAAAACACCGTTGCCGGCAGCGTATTTGATAATTTTCTCAGTGCAATTAATTACAGGCAGGCGGCTGCGCTGACGCTCGGACCTGAAGCACTTGCTGTATCGTTAGCTGTTCCCGGTGAACAGCCGGCCGTACAGACAGGTGAGCTCAATAACGGCGGCAGAACCTATACCGCTTCCCAATACTATGCCGCTGCCATGCTGCTGATGTTCCTGCTGTACAGCGGGCTAACCGTGGTCCAGTCCCTTTTTAGTGAAAAAGACAATCATACGCTGTTCCGTCTCAACTCGATGCCGGTGAAAGGTTCGCAGCTGTTCGTTGGCAAAATGCTGGGCGTCGGCATCATTACGGTTTTACAGTGCGCGGTGATTATCATCTGCACCGATGTGCTGTTCGGTGTCTATTGGGGCAACCGTCCGGGCCTGCTGATCCTGTTCTGTCTGCTGATGATCATCGCTTCCATGACTTTGTCGATTCTCGTCTGCATATTCAGCAAGACAAAAGCCGGCGCCAACAACGTTATCAATGTGGTCACCGTAGTCATGACCTTTCTTAGCGGAGGCATGGCCCCGCTGCCTGAAGAATGGGTGGATAGTGTGGGAGCCTATACCCTTAATCACTGGGTTATGCAGGCCATCATCCGGATGATGCTGCATGCGCCGCTGGATCAGATTGTACCTAATCTGCTGGTGATTTTGCTGATTGGCCTGGTGCTGTTTAGCGGCGTCATTTTCTCTTACCGGAAGGTGGGTTACCATGAATAA
- a CDS encoding ABC transporter permease — protein MNNIMTIGWNMVKRAIGSRKGLLVFIVLPAVVVSAIISVTGGMSGEAATLLYSNMDRGAGGKHLISELAKNGDYKLVENISEEELKENVTSQKGTAGLFIPADYTEALLSGSQPQVTVYELRATEGSILVKMKADAIAREMMSAAATVKAAGSAGETEQLAEFAAILQRAGEHHVGSIRTDYNLYPRQTLGVITGMTLMFLMSLVTSTVSLIMDDRKRRTMMRMFSAPVRSYEIALGNFLGSFIVGLIQIAVVLVLGKWVLRYDYEVPMYLYFLILAAFILVSMGIAGTVAGLIRNPNNAGLLNSLILTPTCMLGGCFWPLSIMPEYMQKAANFTPQKWAIQAVDIAAAGGGWNELWLPFAVLGLMAAVLLAVGSAILRPNEAGVSA, from the coding sequence ATGAATAATATAATGACAATCGGCTGGAATATGGTCAAACGGGCAATCGGTTCCCGCAAAGGGCTGCTTGTATTTATAGTGCTGCCGGCCGTCGTGGTGTCTGCAATTATTTCAGTGACCGGAGGGATGTCCGGTGAAGCGGCCACACTGCTGTACAGCAACATGGACCGTGGTGCAGGCGGAAAGCATCTGATCTCAGAGCTTGCGAAGAATGGGGATTACAAGCTTGTGGAGAACATTAGCGAGGAGGAACTGAAAGAGAATGTCACTTCACAAAAGGGTACGGCAGGCCTCTTCATTCCGGCGGATTATACGGAGGCGTTGCTAAGCGGCAGTCAGCCGCAGGTAACCGTGTATGAGCTTAGAGCTACTGAGGGTTCCATTCTCGTTAAAATGAAGGCCGACGCCATCGCGCGGGAGATGATGTCGGCAGCCGCGACCGTAAAAGCTGCCGGCAGTGCAGGGGAAACGGAGCAGCTGGCAGAGTTCGCTGCTATCCTGCAGCGGGCCGGAGAGCATCATGTAGGAAGCATCCGCACGGATTACAACCTGTATCCGCGCCAGACGCTCGGAGTCATTACCGGCATGACTCTGATGTTCCTGATGAGTCTGGTGACCAGTACCGTCTCTCTGATTATGGATGACCGCAAACGCCGGACCATGATGAGAATGTTCAGTGCGCCGGTCCGTTCTTACGAGATTGCCCTGGGTAATTTTCTGGGCAGCTTTATTGTCGGCCTGATTCAGATTGCGGTCGTGCTGGTGCTGGGCAAATGGGTGCTGCGTTATGACTATGAGGTTCCGATGTACCTGTATTTCCTGATCCTGGCGGCATTCATACTGGTATCAATGGGCATCGCGGGCACCGTAGCAGGCCTGATCCGCAACCCGAATAATGCCGGTTTGCTTAATTCGCTGATCCTTACACCGACCTGTATGCTGGGCGGCTGCTTCTGGCCGCTGTCGATCATGCCGGAATACATGCAGAAGGCGGCCAATTTCACACCGCAGAAGTGGGCCATTCAGGCGGTGGATATCGCAGCGGCCGGCGGAGGCTGGAATGAGCTGTGGCTGCCCTTTGCCGTGCTGGGCCTGATGGCTGCGGTCCTTCTGGCGGTTGGCTCTGCCATTCTCCGGCCTAACGAGGCGGGAGTCAGCGCTTAA
- a CDS encoding ABC transporter ATP-binding protein: protein MTLAVLKDVVKRYDQKLTVDHVNFKIEEGEIFGLLGPNGAGKSTTISMICGLLNIDSGEIVIDGLAVSQHPLEVKKRIGLVPQDLALYETLTAAENVRFFGKLYGLRGNLLKERTEEALAFTGLSDRAKEKPSTFSGGMKRRLNIACAIMHRPKLIIMDEPTVGIDPQSRNHILESVKALNKLGSTIIYTSHYMEEVAAICDRVAIMDKGHIIACGTEKELRERVAHEEKIVVKAAHITPALLQELGLHPRISRVEASGDTVELYLPSSQSELQDILFIFAKHEGSINSLHIEEPDLETLFLSLTGRTLRD, encoded by the coding sequence ATGACACTTGCGGTGCTGAAGGATGTGGTCAAACGGTATGACCAGAAGTTGACCGTGGATCATGTGAATTTTAAAATCGAAGAAGGGGAGATCTTCGGGCTGCTGGGACCTAACGGCGCGGGAAAAAGCACAACGATCAGTATGATCTGCGGCCTGCTAAATATCGACTCGGGGGAAATTGTAATTGACGGGCTGGCCGTCAGCCAGCATCCGCTTGAGGTCAAAAAAAGAATCGGCCTCGTCCCGCAGGACCTGGCGCTCTATGAGACGCTTACTGCAGCGGAGAATGTGAGATTTTTCGGCAAGCTGTACGGGCTTCGCGGCAATCTGCTCAAGGAGCGGACAGAGGAAGCACTTGCTTTTACCGGTCTTAGCGACCGGGCCAAAGAAAAACCGTCCACCTTCTCCGGCGGGATGAAAAGAAGGCTGAATATCGCCTGTGCCATTATGCACCGTCCAAAGCTGATCATTATGGATGAGCCGACTGTAGGGATTGATCCGCAGTCCCGCAATCATATACTGGAATCGGTCAAAGCGCTGAACAAACTGGGCTCGACGATTATTTACACCAGCCATTACATGGAGGAAGTAGCGGCGATTTGCGACCGGGTGGCGATTATGGATAAAGGCCATATCATTGCCTGCGGTACCGAGAAGGAACTGCGGGAAAGAGTTGCCCATGAAGAAAAAATCGTAGTTAAGGCAGCCCATATTACGCCTGCACTGCTGCAGGAGCTTGGGCTGCATCCGCGGATCAGCCGGGTGGAAGCCTCCGGGGATACGGTGGAGTTATACCTGCCCTCTTCGCAAAGTGAGCTTCAGGATATCCTGTTTATTTTTGCAAAGCATGAGGGAAGCATCAACTCCCTGCACATTGAGGAGCCGGATCTGGAAACGCTGTTTCTCAGCCTGACCGGACGGACCTTACGGGATTAG
- a CDS encoding ATP-binding cassette domain-containing protein produces the protein MSIIEARGLSKSFMQAVKEPGLKGAVKHLLVPKHKEKMAVKPLNLSIEAGETVAYVGPNGAGKSTTIKMLTGILMPTSGTISVNGINPYRKRMENAAQIGAVFGQRTQLWWDIPIVESFSLLKDIYQIPDPLYKKNLDQFIELLGMNEFLHLSARKLSLGQRMRADLAAALLHNPPILYLDEPTIGLDVSVKQKIREFIKKINQEQQTTVMLTTHDLGDIEDLCKRLIIIDHGSIIYDGSLSEVKARFARNRIIFFQVAAPMPELYEQLMQTPGMKLALLNELEFSISFDRYEHTASEVVSRVMKHGEVADFRMEETNIEQVIKAVYDGNLDLNQSGE, from the coding sequence TTGAGTATCATTGAAGCCAGAGGGTTGTCCAAGTCTTTCATGCAGGCGGTGAAGGAGCCCGGCCTTAAGGGGGCGGTCAAGCATCTGCTGGTACCGAAGCATAAGGAGAAGATGGCGGTGAAGCCGCTGAATCTCAGTATTGAAGCCGGGGAGACGGTAGCCTATGTAGGACCGAACGGAGCCGGCAAATCCACTACGATCAAAATGCTGACAGGCATCCTGATGCCCACCTCGGGTACGATTTCTGTAAACGGTATCAACCCTTACCGGAAAAGAATGGAGAATGCCGCCCAGATCGGCGCGGTTTTCGGTCAGCGCACCCAGCTGTGGTGGGATATCCCGATTGTGGAGTCTTTTTCGCTGCTGAAGGATATTTACCAGATCCCGGATCCCCTTTATAAAAAGAATCTGGACCAGTTTATCGAGCTGCTCGGCATGAATGAGTTCCTTCATTTGTCCGCGCGCAAGCTATCCCTCGGCCAGCGCATGCGTGCGGATCTGGCTGCCGCCTTATTACATAACCCGCCGATTCTGTATCTGGACGAGCCTACCATCGGACTGGACGTATCGGTAAAGCAAAAAATCCGCGAATTTATCAAAAAAATCAACCAGGAACAGCAGACGACCGTCATGCTGACTACCCATGATCTGGGGGACATCGAAGATTTATGCAAACGGCTGATCATTATCGACCACGGGTCGATTATTTATGACGGCAGCTTGAGTGAGGTCAAAGCGCGTTTTGCCAGAAACCGGATCATTTTCTTCCAGGTGGCGGCGCCCATGCCGGAGCTTTATGAACAGTTGATGCAGACCCCCGGCATGAAGCTTGCGCTGCTGAACGAGCTGGAATTCTCCATTTCATTTGACCGCTACGAACATACTGCCAGTGAGGTGGTCAGCCGGGTGATGAAGCATGGCGAAGTGGCCGACTTCCGGATGGAGGAGACGAACATCGAGCAGGTGATTAAAGCTGTCTACGACGGCAATCTGGACCTGAACCAAAGCGGGGAATGA
- a CDS encoding histidine kinase produces the protein MTRELKILRYGLILAPAVISIYIYDIDYDYFTLHILLLLLIAALGLRLPKPLILPAAVLELLFTSWLCYRYGALLIFPAIAAMLHYTRLKPRFLSVLLVLVHIAVLNAAFIHSPPQVIAYMNVTFLLAAALNELLYRTGRGREDTLFLYDELRKKHFELEEARNRLQQFTSQVENAAQAEERVRIARQLHDDIGHRLIRVKMMAEAAVHTLPVAPDAGMIMMGQIRDQLAASMDDMRAAVKKINYTPQLEGAYALDRLLEETGRDTGVQTMYNVQGLPYPLYPSLQIVLYKNAREAITNALRHGKATAVSISLTYSHHEICMEVGNNGNVPDGVQLNRLQSSGGMGLQGMYERTRLVGGSLALQADPGFCVITRLPVYRQGEIH, from the coding sequence TTGACCAGAGAACTGAAGATTTTGCGCTACGGACTGATTCTGGCGCCTGCTGTGATTTCAATATATATCTACGACATAGACTACGATTACTTTACCCTGCACATCCTGCTGCTCCTGCTGATAGCGGCGCTTGGCCTGCGGCTTCCAAAGCCGCTGATCCTGCCGGCTGCTGTTCTGGAGCTGCTGTTCACCTCGTGGCTTTGTTACCGGTACGGCGCACTGCTGATATTTCCGGCGATTGCGGCAATGCTGCATTACACCCGGCTGAAGCCGAGGTTTCTTTCGGTGTTATTGGTGCTGGTTCATATTGCCGTACTAAATGCCGCCTTCATCCATTCTCCCCCGCAGGTAATTGCGTATATGAATGTTACTTTTCTGCTGGCTGCCGCGCTGAATGAGCTATTGTACCGGACCGGCCGCGGACGCGAAGATACATTGTTCCTGTATGACGAGCTGCGCAAAAAGCATTTCGAGCTGGAGGAGGCCCGCAACCGTCTGCAGCAGTTCACTTCACAGGTGGAGAATGCTGCGCAGGCGGAGGAACGTGTGCGGATTGCCCGGCAGCTGCATGATGATATCGGGCACCGGCTGATCCGGGTCAAGATGATGGCCGAAGCGGCAGTGCACACACTCCCGGTTGCCCCGGACGCCGGAATGATTATGATGGGCCAGATCCGCGACCAGCTCGCCGCCAGCATGGATGATATGCGTGCAGCAGTCAAAAAGATCAACTACACTCCGCAGCTCGAAGGCGCTTATGCGCTGGACCGCCTGCTGGAGGAAACCGGACGGGATACCGGAGTACAGACGATGTACAATGTGCAGGGATTACCTTATCCGCTGTACCCCAGCCTCCAGATCGTGCTCTATAAAAATGCAAGGGAAGCCATTACGAACGCCCTGAGGCACGGTAAAGCGACAGCGGTTTCCATATCCCTTACATACAGTCATCACGAGATCTGCATGGAGGTCGGCAACAACGGAAACGTTCCTGACGGAGTACAGCTGAACAGGCTGCAGAGCAGCGGAGGGATGGGGCTGCAGGGCATGTATGAACGCACCCGGCTGGTCGGCGGATCACTTGCGCTGCAGGCCGATCCTGGGTTCTGCGTCATTACCCGGCTGCCGGTTTACAGGCAAGGAGAAATCCACTAG
- the gcvPB gene encoding aminomethyl-transferring glycine dehydrogenase subunit GcvPB → MKPEQSLIFELSRPGRSAYSLPACDVPANENIGALIPQNLLRSEPVLLPEVSEVDVIRHYTALSRRNFGVDNGFYPLGSCTMKYNPKINEDVARFPGLAKIHPYQPEESIQGALELMYTLQKDLAALTGMDAVSLQPAAGAHGEWTGLMMIRAYHESRGETRTKVIVPDSSHGTNPASAAAAGLETVTIPSNAKGMVDLEVLKAAVGSDTAALMLTNPSTLGLFETQIVEIAEIVHEAGGLLYYDGANSNAIMGITRPGDMGFDVVHLNLHKTMSTPHGGGGPGAGPVGVKAKLVPFLPQPAVVRNEDNSFSLDYGGPESIGRVKAFYGNFGILVRAYAYIRTYGPDGLREVSENAVLNANYMMHRLAPYFEIPYPGVCKHEFVMSGRNLRQYGVRTLDVAKRLLDFGYHPPTVYFPLTVEECMMIEPTETESKETLDGFIETMIRIVKEAEETPEIVINAPHTTDISRLDETQAARKPVLNCSCG, encoded by the coding sequence ATGAAACCCGAACAAAGTCTGATCTTTGAGCTTAGCCGCCCGGGCCGCTCCGCCTACTCCCTGCCGGCATGCGATGTCCCCGCAAATGAGAACATCGGCGCCCTGATCCCGCAGAATCTGCTGCGCAGTGAACCGGTCCTGCTTCCCGAGGTGTCGGAAGTCGATGTCATCCGGCATTACACCGCGCTCTCCCGCCGCAACTTTGGCGTGGATAACGGCTTTTATCCGCTCGGCTCCTGTACGATGAAATATAATCCGAAGATCAATGAAGATGTCGCCCGCTTCCCCGGATTGGCCAAGATTCACCCCTATCAGCCCGAAGAGAGCATCCAGGGTGCGCTTGAGCTGATGTACACCCTGCAAAAAGACCTCGCCGCCCTGACCGGCATGGACGCCGTCTCCCTGCAGCCGGCCGCCGGCGCCCACGGCGAATGGACCGGCCTCATGATGATCCGCGCCTACCACGAGAGCCGCGGCGAGACCCGCACGAAGGTCATCGTGCCCGATTCCTCGCACGGCACCAACCCGGCCAGTGCAGCTGCGGCGGGCCTTGAAACCGTAACGATCCCGTCCAATGCCAAAGGCATGGTCGATCTGGAGGTGCTGAAGGCGGCGGTCGGCAGCGACACCGCCGCGCTCATGCTGACCAATCCGAGCACACTCGGCTTGTTCGAAACGCAAATCGTGGAGATCGCTGAAATTGTCCACGAGGCCGGCGGGCTGCTCTACTATGACGGAGCGAACTCCAATGCGATCATGGGCATTACCCGCCCGGGCGACATGGGCTTCGATGTCGTGCATCTGAATCTGCACAAGACGATGAGCACCCCGCACGGCGGCGGCGGCCCGGGAGCAGGACCTGTCGGCGTGAAAGCGAAGCTGGTTCCGTTCCTGCCGCAACCGGCGGTCGTCCGGAATGAAGACAACAGCTTCTCGCTGGACTACGGCGGCCCGGAATCGATCGGGCGTGTCAAAGCCTTTTACGGCAACTTCGGGATTCTCGTCCGCGCCTACGCTTATATCCGCACTTACGGGCCGGACGGCCTGCGTGAGGTGTCGGAGAATGCGGTGCTTAACGCCAATTATATGATGCACCGGCTGGCGCCGTATTTTGAAATCCCGTATCCCGGCGTCTGCAAGCACGAGTTCGTCATGTCCGGCCGGAATCTGAGGCAGTACGGTGTGCGTACCCTCGACGTAGCCAAACGGCTGCTCGACTTCGGCTATCATCCGCCTACCGTCTACTTCCCGCTGACCGTGGAGGAGTGCATGATGATCGAGCCGACCGAAACCGAAAGCAAGGAGACGCTGGACGGCTTTATCGAAACAATGATCCGGATCGTCAAGGAAGCCGAGGAGACACCGGAGATTGTCATTAATGCCCCGCATACAACAGACATCAGCCGTCTCGATGAGACGCAGGCCGCCCGGAAGCCGGTGCTGAACTGCTCCTGCGGTTAA